In one window of Funiculus sociatus GB2-C1 DNA:
- a CDS encoding mechanosensitive ion channel, which produces MNGTWQGITQTLWLDLPVKLNGLLAQVTPVPVDEPAPARGFSFDSIFANLGLNLGSSLVDLLKAILTLVVGLIVASLVAAAVRGLLNRTNIDNRIASWVTGRQGAEAPPVEKWVSSLVFWLIMLFAIVAFLQTLRLTAVAGPLNTLLEQVTQFLPKLVSAAILVGVAWLLATLAKLVVTRGLRALRIDERLGEQVGGTSRANLGDPAVETPRTNPYALSDTLANALYWFIFLLFLPLVLDALQLQQALGPVNNLLNQILGAIPNILTAVIIGAAGWLLAQVVRRIVTNLLAAAGADRLGARFGISRATGGQSLSWLIGTVVFVLILIPTAIAALNALGIAAISVPAIAMLTQILNAIPLIFTAGLILAIAYVIGHFVSELVTNILTSIGFNNIFYWLGIQPRPSTRRSTGVLPPAVEGQTPPTGQATVLQQPTTTTTTRTPSEIVGIVALVGIMLFATLAAVQVLNIPALTALVGGIIVILGRILAGLVVFAIGLYLANLAFNLINSSGNPQARILAQAARIAIIALVSAMALQQMGIASDIVNLAFGLLLGAIAVAIALAFGLGGREIAAGQVREWLGAFKDKQPPR; this is translated from the coding sequence ATGAATGGAACTTGGCAAGGAATTACACAAACTCTTTGGCTCGATCTGCCAGTCAAGTTAAATGGATTGTTGGCACAGGTTACACCAGTACCTGTGGATGAACCAGCACCAGCCAGAGGGTTTTCGTTTGATAGTATTTTCGCCAATCTTGGCCTGAATCTGGGCAGTTCGCTAGTGGATCTGCTCAAGGCGATCCTGACGCTAGTGGTTGGCTTGATTGTAGCTTCGCTTGTGGCGGCGGCGGTAAGAGGACTGTTGAACCGCACCAACATCGATAATCGCATCGCCAGTTGGGTGACTGGTCGTCAAGGGGCTGAGGCACCACCAGTGGAGAAATGGGTCTCTAGTCTGGTGTTTTGGCTAATTATGCTCTTTGCCATAGTTGCCTTTTTACAGACCTTGAGGCTAACAGCGGTTGCAGGCCCCCTCAACACTTTGTTAGAGCAAGTGACCCAGTTCCTGCCCAAGTTAGTAAGTGCAGCGATTCTGGTGGGGGTAGCTTGGTTGCTGGCAACTCTGGCAAAGCTAGTAGTGACGCGAGGGCTGCGGGCGCTGCGAATAGATGAACGTTTGGGCGAGCAAGTGGGGGGAACGAGCAGGGCAAATCTGGGTGATCCCGCAGTGGAGACTCCCAGGACAAATCCGTATGCTCTCAGCGACACCCTCGCCAACGCCTTGTACTGGTTCATCTTCTTGCTGTTTCTGCCGCTGGTTCTGGATGCCCTACAGCTACAGCAGGCACTCGGCCCAGTTAACAATCTGCTAAATCAGATTCTGGGGGCAATACCAAATATCCTGACAGCTGTAATTATTGGTGCAGCGGGATGGTTGCTGGCTCAGGTGGTGCGGCGAATTGTGACAAATTTGTTGGCAGCAGCTGGGGCAGACAGGTTGGGTGCTAGGTTTGGGATTTCGCGGGCTACTGGTGGGCAGTCGCTTTCCTGGCTAATTGGGACAGTTGTCTTCGTTTTAATTTTGATTCCGACAGCGATCGCAGCCCTAAATGCTTTGGGAATTGCGGCGATTTCAGTTCCAGCGATCGCGATGTTGACGCAGATTCTCAACGCGATCCCGTTAATTTTTACCGCTGGGTTGATTTTAGCGATCGCTTACGTAATTGGACACTTTGTCTCCGAGTTAGTTACCAATATCCTCACCAGTATTGGTTTCAACAACATTTTCTACTGGCTGGGAATACAACCAAGACCCTCAACCCGTAGATCAACCGGGGTTCTGCCTCCCGCAGTTGAGGGACAAACGCCTCCAACTGGACAAGCAACTGTACTTCAGCAACCAACAACGACTACTACCACCCGCACACCGTCGGAAATCGTCGGTATTGTGGCGCTGGTTGGGATCATGCTGTTTGCTACTCTTGCTGCTGTCCAGGTCTTGAATATTCCGGCGCTGACAGCACTGGTGGGTGGCATTATCGTAATTTTGGGGCGCATTCTGGCTGGTTTGGTGGTATTTGCCATTGGTTTGTATTTGGCAAATCTAGCCTTTAACCTAATTAACAGTTCCGGCAATCCCCAAGCACGGATACTGGCACAGGCTGCTCGGATTGCGATTATCGCTCTTGTTTCAGCGATGGCGCTGCAACAGATGGGAATTGCCAGCGATATTGTCAATTTAGCTTTTGGTTTGTTGCTAGGAGCTATTGCTGTAGCGATCGCGCTTGCCTTTGGTCTAGGCGGTCGCGAGATTGCTGCTGGGCAAGTTCGAGAATGGTTGGGCGCGTTTAAAGATAAACAACCGCCCAGGTAG
- a CDS encoding tetratricopeptide repeat protein, translating into MDQTPLLQHQRRISQHRRCSIQYLNKPIKELKIEAMHFFEKAIATIVIATALGGLVPPSYAMPGGSHDHSSSPGGSHDHSSSPKTKLPLPEKSATEIDAEKFYNRGLEKVQGKDYQGAIADFTEAIRLDPTHETAYINRAHSRNQIHDHQAAIEDFNQAIRLNPTFTHLYNSRGEVRAHLGDLQGAIEDFTQAIQVYPEEWIGYFNRGKIRYKLGDHQGAVEDFTQAIRWNPNYASAYTYRGDLRAKLGDSNGANQDYQTAAQLSTNPANVDREETAINQ; encoded by the coding sequence GTGGACCAGACCCCATTACTACAGCACCAGCGAAGAATCTCCCAGCACCGGCGCTGTAGCATTCAATACCTGAATAAACCAATCAAAGAACTCAAAATAGAAGCAATGCACTTTTTTGAAAAAGCGATCGCTACCATAGTTATAGCTACTGCATTGGGAGGGCTAGTTCCTCCTAGTTATGCAATGCCTGGGGGATCGCACGACCATTCGTCATCACCTGGGGGATCGCACGACCATTCGTCATCACCAAAAACTAAATTGCCGCTACCTGAAAAATCGGCAACCGAGATCGATGCTGAGAAATTTTATAATCGGGGTCTGGAGAAGGTTCAAGGAAAGGACTATCAAGGCGCGATCGCAGACTTTACCGAGGCGATTCGGTTAGATCCTACTCATGAAACGGCATATATCAATCGCGCTCATAGTCGCAATCAAATACACGACCATCAGGCAGCGATTGAGGACTTTAACCAGGCAATTCGGTTAAATCCGACCTTTACTCACCTCTACAATAGTCGCGGAGAAGTTCGCGCTCATCTAGGCGATCTTCAGGGAGCCATTGAGGACTTTACTCAAGCAATTCAAGTTTATCCTGAAGAATGGATTGGCTACTTTAATCGCGGGAAAATCCGCTACAAACTTGGCGACCATCAAGGAGCGGTTGAGGACTTTACTCAAGCAATTCGGTGGAATCCTAATTATGCCAGCGCCTACACTTATCGGGGCGATCTCCGTGCCAAGCTAGGAGATAGCAACGGTGCAAATCAAGACTATCAAACAGCAGCTCAACTCTCTACTAACCCAGCAAATGTTGATAGGGAAGAGACAGCAATTAATCAGTAA
- a CDS encoding SRPBCC family protein, whose translation MAHPQVFEQSIEINASATVVEQCITDNALMHRWLNPVLRCEPVGEWRTDLGSKCRFIIQIPVLRLGLNCTIVERKPGLIVWGFEGYFKGRDRWECQPVSQKTLLLNRFEFEIPNPLVRFGFNTFATTWTQKDMQAQLQRLKRVAEEIKN comes from the coding sequence ATGGCACATCCCCAAGTATTCGAGCAATCTATCGAAATTAATGCTAGTGCAACTGTGGTTGAACAGTGCATTACTGACAACGCCCTGATGCACCGATGGTTGAATCCAGTTTTGCGTTGCGAACCAGTGGGGGAGTGGCGAACGGATTTAGGAAGTAAATGTCGCTTTATTATTCAAATTCCGGTGTTGCGGTTAGGCTTAAATTGTACAATTGTGGAGCGGAAACCGGGGCTGATAGTCTGGGGATTTGAAGGATATTTTAAAGGACGCGATCGCTGGGAATGTCAACCCGTCTCCCAGAAAACCCTCTTGCTAAATCGCTTTGAGTTTGAAATTCCCAACCCCTTAGTACGCTTTGGCTTTAACACCTTTGCTACTACCTGGACTCAAAAAGATATGCAAGCTCAACTGCAACGCCTCAAACGAGTCGCAGAGGAAATTAAGAATTAA